In one window of Borrelia anserina Es DNA:
- the dnaE gene encoding DNA polymerase III subunit alpha: MDLKVKFIHLHVHSDYSLLDGAAKITDIVAKAKKCNMSHIALTDHGNLFGAVRFYREAKRVGIRPIIGIEAYMSSTPKTIKKNDELGKPYYHLILLAKNELGYKNLLKLTSISYLEGFYYRPRIDKNDIEKYSQGLICTSACIGGIIPQLILANRFDDAKNTILWFKSVFGDDFYLELQRHGIKQQDIVNEKLIAYSRELNIPLTIANDSHYVNKEDAMAQDIIVCIGTGAKRSDPNRLKMETDEFYIKSQEEMCELFKDLPGALANTLKIAEKCNEFEIKFPGPIFPEYQVPSEFATLSQYLEYLTLEGLKFRYANVTDSIKERAFYELSTIIKMGFEAYFLIVWDFIKFAHDNSIPVGPGRGSGAGSIVAYALRITDIDPLKYNLLFERFLNPERVSMPDFDIDFCFEGRDEVIKYVTRRYGEDKVAQIITFGTLKPKAVFKDVGRVLDIPFAQSNELTKLIPDGPKVSLREVFEDGSLKAYFNKGSIYNELMEVALVLEGMNRHVSTHAAGIVISRTPLTDYVPLYKDYKQDTISTQYTMDLLEDCGLVKMDFLGLKTLTLIKNAENLIRITNPDFSIANISDSDEKTFKMLSEGRSASVFQFESEGMQQVLREAKPDSIEDLIALNALYRPGPMQFIPQFIAAKTGNRQIKYPHPDLKEVLKPTYGVIVYQEQVMEVARIIGGFSLGKADILRRAMGKKKEDEMNKMKVDFIKGAVSKGYDETLANDIFELLKPFAGYGFNKSHAAAYSLIAYQTAYLKANYPESFMAANLTNEINNTEKLSYYIEEARSMGINVLKPDINQSFKEFRVLGSDISYGLNGIKNIGGLIVDLIITERQEHGAYKSFEEFIRRVDDKVINKKFLETAIKAGLFDSLGQNRKTLFENLDKLINFVVKDKNDKKFGQNSLFGSFDSQDITQESFSYHLLEEYSYPELLRFEKDLLGFYVSGHPLDPYKLELERFTNFNILEELAVKKDTIVKFAGSLNSVRVIYTKRNNDRMAFGVVEDLKGAIDIVVFTAIYEKYRHLLIEGEVIGVIGKLTFNRDKFSIVVEKVLSIEEISVNKINNLHIRFSNEGLNDSHLLYSLKDKIFDLEDNTGFSHVYLYLKNDDKILKLKMDLTLNFKPDEFKLNELRCHKIVEDIWVD, translated from the coding sequence CAAGTATTTCTTATCTTGAGGGATTTTATTACCGTCCAAGGATCGATAAGAATGATATTGAAAAATATTCTCAGGGACTTATTTGCACTTCTGCATGTATTGGTGGGATTATTCCGCAGTTAATTCTTGCAAATAGGTTTGATGATGCAAAAAATACAATTCTTTGGTTTAAGAGTGTTTTTGGTGATGATTTTTATCTTGAACTTCAGCGTCATGGGATTAAACAGCAGGATATAGTAAATGAAAAGTTAATCGCTTATTCTAGAGAACTTAATATCCCACTAACTATAGCTAATGATTCTCATTATGTGAATAAGGAAGATGCGATGGCTCAAGACATTATTGTCTGCATTGGAACGGGTGCTAAGAGAAGTGATCCTAATAGACTTAAAATGGAGACAGATGAGTTTTATATTAAATCTCAAGAAGAGATGTGTGAACTCTTTAAGGATTTGCCAGGAGCTTTAGCAAATACTTTAAAGATTGCTGAAAAGTGTAATGAATTTGAGATTAAATTTCCAGGTCCTATTTTCCCTGAATATCAGGTGCCTAGTGAGTTTGCTACTCTTAGTCAGTATTTAGAGTATTTAACACTTGAAGGTTTAAAGTTTAGATATGCAAATGTAACTGATAGTATTAAGGAGCGTGCTTTTTATGAACTCTCAACAATCATTAAGATGGGATTTGAGGCGTATTTTTTAATTGTTTGGGATTTCATAAAATTTGCACATGATAATAGTATTCCAGTTGGTCCTGGGCGTGGTTCTGGAGCTGGTTCTATTGTTGCATATGCTCTTAGAATTACTGATATTGATCCTTTAAAATATAATCTACTTTTTGAGAGATTTTTAAATCCTGAACGTGTGTCTATGCCTGATTTTGACATTGATTTTTGCTTTGAAGGTAGAGATGAAGTTATAAAATATGTTACAAGAAGGTATGGTGAGGATAAGGTTGCACAGATAATTACTTTTGGGACTTTAAAGCCTAAGGCTGTCTTTAAAGATGTAGGAAGAGTTCTAGATATTCCTTTTGCTCAGTCTAATGAACTTACTAAGCTTATTCCTGATGGTCCGAAAGTTTCCTTAAGAGAAGTTTTTGAGGATGGGTCTTTAAAGGCGTATTTTAATAAAGGTTCTATTTATAATGAATTAATGGAAGTGGCGCTTGTTCTTGAAGGCATGAATAGACATGTTTCAACTCATGCGGCAGGTATTGTTATTTCTAGGACGCCTTTAACAGATTATGTTCCGCTTTATAAGGATTATAAGCAAGACACGATTTCTACACAGTATACTATGGATTTGCTAGAAGATTGTGGTCTTGTGAAGATGGATTTCCTTGGGCTTAAGACATTAACTTTAATAAAGAATGCAGAAAATCTTATTAGAATTACTAATCCTGACTTTAGCATTGCTAATATTTCTGATAGTGATGAGAAAACTTTTAAGATGCTTTCTGAAGGGCGTAGTGCTTCTGTTTTTCAATTTGAATCTGAAGGTATGCAGCAAGTTTTAAGAGAAGCAAAACCTGACAGTATTGAAGATTTAATTGCTTTAAATGCACTTTATCGTCCAGGTCCTATGCAGTTTATACCTCAGTTTATTGCAGCTAAGACAGGAAATAGGCAGATTAAATATCCTCATCCAGATTTAAAAGAAGTTTTAAAGCCAACATATGGGGTTATTGTTTATCAAGAACAGGTTATGGAAGTTGCAAGGATTATTGGCGGATTTTCTCTTGGGAAAGCAGATATTTTAAGACGTGCAATGGGAAAGAAGAAAGAAGATGAAATGAATAAAATGAAAGTTGATTTTATAAAAGGTGCTGTTAGTAAAGGTTATGATGAAACTCTTGCAAATGATATATTTGAACTTTTAAAGCCCTTTGCTGGTTATGGCTTTAATAAATCACATGCAGCTGCATATTCTTTAATAGCTTATCAAACAGCTTATCTTAAGGCCAATTATCCTGAAAGTTTTATGGCTGCTAACTTAACAAATGAGATTAATAATACTGAAAAGCTGTCTTATTATATTGAAGAAGCAAGGTCGATGGGGATCAATGTTTTAAAACCCGATATAAATCAGTCTTTTAAAGAGTTCCGTGTATTGGGTTCTGATATTTCTTATGGTCTTAATGGTATTAAAAATATTGGGGGTTTAATAGTTGATCTTATAATTACTGAGAGACAAGAGCATGGAGCGTATAAATCCTTTGAAGAGTTTATTCGAAGAGTGGATGATAAGGTTATAAATAAAAAATTTCTTGAGACTGCAATAAAGGCTGGTCTTTTTGACAGTCTTGGCCAAAATAGAAAAACACTTTTTGAGAATCTTGATAAATTAATAAATTTTGTAGTAAAAGATAAGAATGATAAGAAATTTGGGCAAAATAGTTTATTTGGATCTTTTGACTCTCAAGATATTACTCAAGAAAGTTTTAGTTATCATTTATTAGAAGAATATTCTTATCCTGAACTTTTAAGATTTGAGAAAGACCTTTTAGGTTTTTATGTATCTGGACATCCTCTTGATCCTTATAAACTCGAATTAGAACGGTTTACAAACTTTAATATTTTAGAGGAGCTTGCTGTTAAGAAGGATACTATTGTTAAGTTTGCTGGTAGTTTAAATTCAGTAAGGGTTATTTATACTAAGAGAAATAACGATAGGATGGCCTTTGGAGTTGTTGAAGATTTGAAAGGCGCAATAGACATTGTAGTTTTTACTGCAATTTATGAAAAATATAGACATTTATTAATTGAAGGTGAGGTGATTGGTGTTATAGGTAAGCTTACATTTAATAGAGATAAATTTTCAATAGTCGTTGAAAAAGTTTTAAGTATTGAAGAAATTTCTGTTAATAAGATTAATAATCTTCATATTAGATTTTCTAATGAAGGATTAAATGATTCGCATCTTCTTTATTCTTTAAAGGATAAGATCTTTGATCTTGAAGATAATACTGGATTTTCACATGTTTATCTTTATTTAAAAAACGATGATAAAATCTTGAAGCTTAAGATGGATTTAACCTTAAACTTTAAGCCTGATGAGTTTAAACTTAATGAGTTGAGATGTCATAAAATAGTAGAGGATATTTGGGTTGATTAG
- a CDS encoding YggT family protein: MIIEILIAFLNIYRILILLRILFSWLVSSGINTSVFFRFIYNSTEPFLSIFRRIRVFKLGIYDFSPIAALVTLTIVERMLSYGDYKLSTFIILFIIEIWGIFRGVFFALICFFILRLIFLFLHLFDGTDFMRSVDSLLIPLSVKINNIITDKNMSYVLNLIVAGSLLIVFIIIFEQVIWAISVLGSYLPF; encoded by the coding sequence GTGATAATAGAGATTTTAATTGCATTTTTAAACATTTATAGAATTTTGATTTTGCTTAGAATTCTTTTTAGTTGGCTTGTATCCTCAGGAATTAATACTAGTGTGTTTTTTAGATTTATATATAATTCGACAGAGCCATTTTTGTCTATTTTTAGAAGGATTCGGGTTTTTAAGCTTGGCATATATGATTTTTCACCAATTGCAGCTTTAGTTACTCTTACAATAGTTGAGAGAATGTTGTCTTATGGTGATTATAAACTTTCCACATTTATTATATTATTTATTATTGAAATCTGGGGGATATTTAGAGGTGTTTTTTTTGCTCTTATTTGTTTCTTTATTTTAAGATTAATATTTTTGTTTTTACATCTATTTGATGGTACTGATTTCATGAGAAGCGTTGACTCATTGTTAATTCCCTTGTCTGTTAAGATAAATAATATAATTACAGATAAAAATATGTCTTATGTTCTTAATTTAATTGTTGCAGGATCATTGTTGATAGTATTTATAATCATTTTTGAACAGGTTATATGGGCTATTAGTGTCTTAGGTTCTTATTTGCCTTTTTAG
- the recG gene encoding ATP-dependent DNA helicase RecG: MFLHEFQYDLQGISGLGKKGISRLNSLHITNIKELIEYFPKKYEDRQNIKTFPDPLEARNCELMTVFTVLEHRDLRSNFNKRNLKLIARSENGEIFEILLFNRSFLEGIFKVGHKFYIYSRFNYNNYTQMWSCSNFDSEVFSCNPERFKKIIPVYSLSEGLTSKKVSSYVKEALSYFLKFGQSDIPEFLINKYSLLSLHEALNEVHFPSSLEMLDRAKKTLVYREIFLLQLFSRGRSSAVFSRREKDLSRDLLDKIVLKLPFRLTRDQEVVIDEIINDLKSSKPMNRLLQGDVGSGKTLVAFLSSIPLIEAGYQVALMVPTDLLARQHYNNLTNILKGFDVSITLLTGSLNKRDRENVLVNIQSGTYVLVIGTHAILSQETRFKNLAYVIIDEQHKFGVEQREELKNKGEGVDVLLMSATPIPRSLALTFFGDLEVSLIKRGPAGRIPVTTYLVKHGNEEKVYEFLRNELSKGHQVYFVYPLISSSQKFNLKDATSMCLKLKNIFVEYSVAMIHSKLESCVKEEIMHDFYLKKIDILVATSVIEVGIDCPNATCIVVEHAERFGLSTLHQIRGRVGRSNLKSFLFLLYKEPLTESGKFRLKTIKENIDGFKIAEEDLKLRGPGNLFGIEQTGYLKLKISDFVGDRDVIRLMREELNSFSLNRSSYGKSDIDLLDSLLLSYLRSVAKENEH, encoded by the coding sequence ATGTTTTTGCATGAGTTTCAGTATGACTTGCAGGGTATAAGTGGTCTTGGTAAGAAAGGGATTAGTAGATTAAATAGTCTTCACATTACAAATATAAAAGAACTTATAGAATATTTTCCTAAAAAATATGAGGATCGTCAAAATATAAAAACTTTTCCAGATCCACTGGAAGCGAGAAATTGTGAACTCATGACAGTTTTTACTGTTTTGGAACATAGAGATCTTAGAAGTAATTTTAATAAGAGGAATTTAAAACTTATAGCTCGGAGTGAAAATGGTGAGATATTTGAAATTCTTCTTTTTAATAGGAGCTTTTTAGAAGGAATTTTTAAAGTAGGTCATAAATTCTATATTTATTCTAGATTCAATTACAACAATTATACTCAGATGTGGAGTTGTTCTAATTTTGATAGTGAGGTGTTTAGTTGTAATCCTGAGAGATTTAAAAAGATTATTCCGGTTTATTCTCTTAGTGAAGGGTTGACTTCTAAAAAGGTATCCTCTTATGTAAAAGAGGCGCTTAGTTATTTTTTAAAGTTTGGTCAGTCAGACATACCTGAATTCTTAATAAATAAATATTCGTTATTGTCTTTGCATGAGGCTTTAAATGAAGTGCATTTTCCAAGTTCTCTTGAAATGCTTGATAGAGCAAAAAAGACTTTGGTTTATAGGGAGATTTTTTTGCTTCAATTGTTTTCAAGAGGGAGAAGTTCTGCAGTTTTTTCAAGGAGAGAAAAGGATTTATCAAGGGATTTGCTTGATAAAATTGTTTTGAAACTTCCATTTAGGCTTACTAGAGATCAAGAAGTTGTCATTGATGAGATAATTAATGATCTTAAAAGCAGTAAACCAATGAACAGGTTATTGCAAGGTGATGTTGGAAGTGGAAAGACTCTTGTTGCTTTTCTTTCTAGTATTCCTTTAATTGAAGCTGGATATCAAGTCGCATTGATGGTACCTACTGATCTTTTGGCACGGCAACATTATAATAATTTAACAAATATATTGAAAGGTTTTGATGTTTCTATAACTCTTTTAACTGGTAGTTTGAATAAGAGAGACAGAGAGAACGTTTTGGTAAATATTCAAAGTGGAACTTATGTTTTAGTAATAGGAACTCATGCTATTCTTTCCCAAGAAACAAGATTTAAAAACTTAGCTTATGTCATTATTGATGAACAGCATAAATTTGGTGTTGAGCAGAGAGAGGAGCTTAAAAACAAAGGGGAAGGAGTGGATGTTCTTTTAATGTCAGCAACTCCTATTCCTAGGAGCTTGGCTTTGACTTTCTTTGGTGATCTTGAAGTCTCTTTAATTAAGAGGGGTCCTGCAGGTCGAATACCTGTTACTACTTACTTAGTAAAGCATGGCAATGAAGAGAAGGTATATGAATTTTTAAGAAATGAACTTTCAAAAGGACATCAGGTTTATTTTGTTTATCCACTAATATCATCTTCACAGAAGTTTAATTTAAAAGATGCTACTAGTATGTGTTTGAAGCTTAAGAATATTTTTGTGGAATATTCTGTTGCAATGATTCATTCTAAGCTTGAATCTTGTGTCAAAGAAGAAATTATGCATGATTTTTACTTAAAGAAAATAGATATTTTAGTTGCAACAAGTGTTATTGAAGTTGGTATTGATTGCCCAAATGCAACTTGCATAGTTGTAGAGCATGCTGAGCGTTTTGGACTCTCTACTTTGCATCAGATTAGAGGACGTGTTGGTAGAAGTAACTTAAAATCTTTTTTATTTTTGCTTTATAAAGAGCCTTTAACAGAATCGGGAAAATTTAGACTTAAGACTATAAAGGAAAATATCGATGGATTTAAAATAGCAGAGGAAGATCTTAAGTTAAGAGGTCCTGGAAATTTATTTGGTATTGAGCAGACTGGTTATTTAAAGCTCAAGATATCTGATTTTGTTGGAGATAGGGATGTTATAAGATTGATGAGAGAAGAACTTAACAGTTTTTCTTTAAATCGGTCTTCTTATGGTAAATCAGATATTGATTTACTTGATAGTCTTTTACTATCATATTTAAGATCTGTTGCTAAAGAGAATGAACATTAA
- a CDS encoding M15 family metallopeptidase translates to MRSLHIFSLILLTHNLILQANTISKQDLEILLKAIKTLDIPHQKKIKNKPIQFIKELKPLLKAEKNDLLIFVNKKFPIPKRYNPTDLVYLKDFKELKGIGKENLRLRKIVIDDLISLVKAGKENGFQIKIVSAYRTREYQKFLFEYNVKTYGLNIAKIQSASPDHSQHQLGTTIDFINIDDNLLNTKAGKWLYDNSSKYGFSLSYPKNHKGETGYKAEPWHYMYIGKQACILQKKYFNNLQYKLLTFWNEHKKELSKLIQKYTN, encoded by the coding sequence ATGAGATCACTACATATTTTTTCACTAATACTATTAACTCACAACCTGATTTTGCAAGCAAATACAATATCAAAGCAAGATTTAGAAATTTTACTTAAAGCCATAAAAACCCTGGACATTCCCCATCAAAAAAAAATAAAAAATAAGCCCATTCAATTCATAAAAGAACTTAAACCACTACTTAAAGCAGAAAAGAATGATCTCTTAATATTTGTAAATAAAAAATTTCCAATTCCTAAAAGATATAATCCAACTGATTTAGTTTATTTAAAAGATTTTAAAGAACTAAAGGGCATTGGGAAAGAAAACTTAAGATTAAGAAAAATAGTAATAGATGACTTAATCAGCCTTGTAAAGGCAGGAAAAGAAAATGGATTTCAAATAAAAATAGTGTCGGCATACAGAACAAGAGAATATCAAAAATTTTTATTTGAATATAATGTCAAAACTTATGGACTTAATATAGCAAAAATTCAATCAGCAAGTCCCGATCATTCACAACATCAACTAGGAACAACCATCGATTTTATAAATATAGATGACAACTTACTAAATACAAAAGCAGGCAAATGGCTTTATGATAACTCATCAAAGTATGGATTCTCATTATCGTATCCAAAAAATCATAAAGGAGAAACCGGTTATAAGGCAGAACCTTGGCATTACATGTACATTGGCAAACAAGCATGTATCTTACAAAAAAAATATTTTAACAATTTACAATATAAACTTCTCACATTTTGGAACGAACATAAAAAAGAACTTTCAAAATTAATTCAAAAATATACAAATTAA
- a CDS encoding MATE family efflux transporter has translation MLKRVNNYNSILGELFVLAVPTAFESFLFQLVTFFDNYMIAYLGSVQVTGVSLANRITFLFFIVMFGLGTTLSAYVSQAFSREKFVHVKQAFAYAFRIGTIVGMIFFCISFIFSRDIIKLFVGEDKSLNFGIEYLRIVSISYIFMSYSFLSAMGFKSIKDIRIPLVVTMFVVLINIVLNYIFIFLCSMGISGAAYATLLARIIEFVFYFFYNFLNINSYYHLKTGDFFVLKSIKIAYLKILIPVLLHEICWVLSITILHAFYARLGSSEYASFAVASNILDLCFVVMHGMAVATSVIIGHLMVNDKEHVRTLGVFLSVIGVILGFFVAFILLLISKFAPIIFVNLDSPELVDTFISIFASIVVFKGFTAQTLVGVFRASGIPNICFYIEVGIIVFYTLPVAYFLVFFTNFRLPLIVFIVNLEEILKNIFILIEFFKDNWIKEIHYEELT, from the coding sequence ATGCTAAAAAGGGTTAACAATTATAATTCGATACTAGGAGAATTATTTGTATTGGCTGTTCCTACAGCTTTTGAATCTTTCTTATTTCAATTGGTAACATTTTTTGACAATTATATGATTGCTTATTTGGGATCTGTACAAGTGACAGGGGTTTCTCTTGCTAATAGAATAACTTTTCTTTTCTTTATTGTTATGTTTGGCTTGGGCACTACACTTAGTGCTTATGTTTCTCAAGCGTTTTCGAGAGAAAAATTTGTACATGTTAAACAAGCATTTGCTTATGCTTTTAGAATAGGAACAATTGTTGGAATGATTTTTTTCTGTATTTCTTTTATCTTTTCAAGAGATATTATTAAGTTATTTGTAGGAGAAGACAAGTCTTTAAATTTTGGAATAGAGTATTTAAGGATTGTTTCCATTTCCTATATTTTTATGTCTTATTCTTTTCTCTCTGCCATGGGTTTTAAAAGCATTAAAGATATAAGAATACCTTTAGTTGTTACTATGTTTGTTGTATTAATAAATATTGTTTTAAATTACATTTTTATTTTTTTGTGCAGTATGGGAATAAGTGGGGCAGCATATGCTACTTTGCTTGCTAGAATTATTGAATTTGTTTTTTACTTTTTTTATAACTTTTTGAATATAAATTCTTATTATCACCTTAAAACAGGTGACTTTTTTGTCTTAAAAAGTATTAAGATAGCTTATTTAAAGATACTGATTCCTGTTTTGTTGCATGAAATTTGTTGGGTTTTAAGCATAACTATTTTGCATGCTTTTTATGCTAGACTTGGAAGTAGTGAGTATGCATCTTTTGCAGTGGCATCTAATATTTTAGATTTGTGTTTTGTTGTGATGCATGGGATGGCAGTTGCAACCAGTGTTATTATTGGACATTTAATGGTCAATGATAAGGAACATGTTAGGACTTTAGGAGTATTTTTGTCAGTTATTGGAGTTATTTTGGGATTTTTTGTGGCCTTTATTCTTTTATTGATATCTAAATTTGCTCCTATTATTTTTGTTAATTTGGATTCTCCTGAACTTGTGGATACCTTTATCTCTATTTTTGCAAGTATTGTTGTTTTTAAGGGTTTTACTGCTCAGACACTGGTTGGTGTTTTTAGAGCTAGTGGAATTCCTAATATTTGTTTTTATATTGAGGTAGGAATAATTGTTTTTTATACATTGCCTGTTGCTTATTTTTTAGTTTTTTTTACAAATTTTAGATTGCCATTAATAGTGTTTATTGTAAATCTTGAAGAGATTCTTAAAAATATATTTATTTTAATAGAATTTTTTAAAGATAATTGGATAAAAGAAATTCATTATGAAGAACTGACTTAG
- a CDS encoding MATE family efflux transporter produces MYSLSKSKKSSVYRDILNIAIPTAIELFLFNVVAFTDNIMVSYLGDYPVVGVSLANKFFEIFSAIAFALMGAYNILAVRQYTQGDIDKFKNTFFISILILLFFSFLFMLVSLFYSDFLLGLLSDDLVAISYGVSYLNIAVYSFVFAIFKGIIANSLKVVKITKIQIATSFVAVVLNVIFNYLFIFIFNMGVIGAAIATTLVRLVEFIFYFIYTIFNTDSYFHLKPENLKINPVIFYELIKVFIPIFVNDFIWYLGYLGLIAIFSRIDIAKYAAYSVTLSTYFIGFNIIFAFCIAVNIVMGYEMNNDKREIMSVAVYLSKIGFILAVLTAVMMFVLSFLVPYIFYKLEYADLIGVMLRYYSISSFFTSLTFQYLFGFFRAGASPNFGAFMEGSITFIYTFPIAYFLANYTQISFEILVFIPTLEDVIKLGISLPYFYSTKWIKSIKTG; encoded by the coding sequence ATGTATTCATTAAGCAAATCTAAGAAAAGCAGCGTGTATCGAGATATTTTAAATATTGCAATTCCAACGGCCATTGAATTATTTTTATTTAATGTTGTTGCATTTACAGATAATATTATGGTGTCTTATCTTGGCGATTATCCTGTCGTTGGAGTTTCTCTTGCAAATAAATTTTTTGAGATTTTTAGTGCTATTGCTTTTGCTTTAATGGGAGCTTATAATATATTGGCAGTAAGGCAATATACTCAAGGTGATATTGATAAATTTAAAAATACATTTTTTATTAGCATTTTGATTCTTTTATTTTTCTCCTTTTTGTTTATGTTAGTTTCATTGTTCTATTCAGATTTTTTGCTTGGATTGTTATCTGATGACCTAGTTGCTATTTCTTATGGAGTGTCTTATCTTAATATTGCTGTTTATTCATTTGTATTTGCAATTTTTAAGGGAATTATTGCTAATTCGTTAAAAGTTGTTAAGATAACTAAAATTCAAATTGCTACTTCTTTTGTTGCAGTTGTTTTGAATGTAATTTTTAACTATTTATTTATTTTTATATTTAATATGGGTGTAATTGGTGCTGCTATTGCCACTACATTGGTTCGTTTGGTTGAATTTATTTTTTATTTTATTTATACTATCTTTAATACGGATTCATATTTTCATCTTAAACCTGAAAACTTAAAAATCAATCCTGTTATATTTTATGAGTTAATTAAGGTTTTTATTCCAATCTTCGTGAACGATTTTATTTGGTATTTGGGATATTTGGGATTAATTGCAATCTTTTCAAGAATTGATATTGCTAAGTATGCAGCTTATAGTGTAACTCTTTCTACTTATTTTATCGGATTTAATATAATTTTTGCTTTTTGCATTGCTGTCAATATTGTTATGGGATATGAAATGAATAATGATAAAAGAGAGATAATGTCTGTTGCAGTATATTTGAGTAAGATAGGTTTTATTCTTGCTGTTCTAACAGCTGTCATGATGTTTGTTTTATCATTTTTAGTTCCCTATATTTTTTATAAGTTGGAGTATGCAGATCTTATAGGAGTGATGCTAAGATATTATTCTATTTCATCTTTTTTTACATCACTTACGTTTCAATATTTATTTGGTTTTTTTCGTGCAGGTGCATCTCCAAACTTTGGGGCTTTTATGGAAGGTTCCATAACTTTTATTTATACCTTTCCTATTGCGTATTTTTTAGCAAATTATACCCAAATTTCTTTTGAAATTCTTGTTTTTATTCCAACTCTTGAAGATGTGATTAAACTTGGTATTTCTCTACCTTATTTTTATAGTACTAAGTGGATTAAATCTATTAAAACAGGCTAA
- the murD gene encoding UDP-N-acetylmuramoyl-L-alanine--D-glutamate ligase, which translates to MYLDDIRDKNFLIMGLGLHGGGLAVAKFLLKHGGNLVITDLKNELELIPSIKALEQFGDRIRYVLGYHDEDDFKKADVVIKSPGVSSDNKYLELAKRVETDISLFLMFNRNPIIAITGTKGKSTLASLLHRVLLVRYPNSKLGGNIGISPLSFLDDLDGISPIVLELSSWQLHDLKNLSPIISVITNIYCDHQNYYSSFDSYIEDKSKIFINQNSGILISQDRAYYNYFSRLRPKSKVVLFSETVPLNFENDIFYFRRGKVYLNNEVFGVLGESRIVLLISKMISMFVSDYLCLDLSVVSEIVTNFDGIEHRLEFVRDFGGVKYYNDTASTIPDSTVMSVKSLKTNQNFINLVTGGTDKKLDFAVFGDILSMVKTWILLRGSATLKIVKFLEENNIHYFIFSSLEECVCYARKISVQNDIVLFSPASASFELFKNEFDRGLQFKNFVSIMT; encoded by the coding sequence ATGTATTTAGATGATATAAGAGATAAAAATTTTTTGATTATGGGTTTGGGGCTTCATGGAGGGGGGCTCGCTGTTGCTAAGTTCTTATTAAAACATGGCGGCAACTTAGTAATCACTGATTTGAAGAATGAGTTGGAATTAATTCCAAGCATTAAGGCTTTGGAGCAATTTGGAGATAGAATTCGATATGTTTTAGGATATCATGATGAGGATGATTTTAAGAAAGCAGATGTTGTTATTAAAAGTCCTGGTGTAAGCTCTGATAATAAATATTTGGAGCTTGCAAAAAGGGTTGAGACTGATATTAGTTTATTTTTAATGTTTAATCGAAACCCCATAATTGCTATTACAGGAACTAAGGGGAAATCAACTCTTGCATCTCTTTTACATAGGGTTTTACTTGTTAGGTATCCAAATTCTAAGCTTGGAGGTAATATTGGGATATCTCCTTTAAGTTTTTTAGATGATCTTGATGGAATATCTCCTATTGTTCTAGAGCTTTCTTCTTGGCAATTGCATGATCTTAAAAATTTGTCTCCTATTATTAGTGTTATTACAAATATTTATTGTGATCATCAAAATTATTATTCAAGTTTTGATAGCTATATAGAAGATAAGTCAAAAATTTTTATAAATCAAAATTCGGGAATTTTGATTTCCCAGGATAGAGCTTATTATAATTATTTTTCTAGACTTAGACCTAAGTCTAAGGTCGTTTTATTTTCAGAAACTGTGCCTTTAAACTTTGAAAATGATATTTTTTATTTTAGAAGGGGCAAAGTTTATCTAAATAATGAAGTTTTTGGTGTTCTTGGTGAGTCAAGAATTGTGCTATTGATCTCTAAGATGATCTCCATGTTTGTTTCAGATTATTTATGCTTAGATTTAAGTGTTGTATCTGAGATTGTGACTAATTTTGATGGAATTGAGCATCGGTTAGAATTTGTAAGAGACTTTGGGGGTGTTAAGTATTATAATGATACAGCGTCGACAATTCCTGATTCTACAGTTATGTCTGTTAAAAGTTTAAAGACCAATCAAAATTTTATTAATCTTGTTACTGGTGGAACTGATAAAAAGCTTGATTTTGCAGTTTTTGGTGATATTTTAAGCATGGTTAAAACATGGATTTTATTAAGGGGAAGTGCTACTTTAAAGATAGTTAAATTTTTAGAAGAAAACAATATTCATTATTTTATCTTTTCTTCTTTAGAAGAATGTGTTTGTTATGCTAGAAAAATTTCTGTTCAGAATGATATAGTTTTATTTTCCCCTGCTAGTGCTTCTTTTGAGCTTTTTAAGAATGAATTTGATAGAGGACTTCAATTTAAGAATTTTGTGAGTATTATGACCTAA